The DNA segment AGCACGTTTGTCTCACCTCTGCCCTCACATTGCCCTAACCTTTAACCTAACAACCGTCCTTCTACATTCCCATCTCAATCCTCTTCCCATCAAGCCTCCTCGTTGATGAATGTTAGCAAGCAAACTAAGACTGGTATACAACTCACACAAGCTCACATAATTACTCTTACATGGGGATGTGCAACATTGTATAACAAAGGTCTTTGGGTTCTGAGATGTGTATGACATCAAGGTTTGAGGCAGCGCGTGGTCAGACCAGCAGCTGATACTGTTTACCATACAAAGAACAGATTCATATTTAGCTTAAAGTTAAAACTATGCAGCTGAATCCGATGCTACAGACCGGCTAGCATTTTTACTAGTGACTGGCTATTCACCCTACTGTAAGTCACGTGTATTCATAGAGGCAGGTTTCCGTCTATCAGTTTTCAACccaatgttttcctttttctgttttagtcaGATCTAcagagtaaacattttcttttcctttctctcttttgacaACACTGGGATGATTAACTGACGGGAAAACGAGTGCTCTGAATACAGCTTCTCTCtactttgtgttatttttatgagCTCATATTACAACACGAGCATCCGGTTTAAAATATCTGCTGTCGACATGGTATGGATCATTGTCACATTTTAGCCGCTGTTCTCGATACATTGTTTGTGTACGACAGCATTTAAACAACTAGAATAACACTAGATTGTTTATGGTGTTGCTCCGTGTTATTGGCCTCACTTTGACTGACGATAGAAGTAAGAACACCTGTAGCTCTTACCTTGTTATTACCGAACGATATCTGCAAAATGGCGCTCGGGTCTTAACATACGGGTCTCTAATAGGGAATTTCCCTCAGTCAAAACCCTCTATCATACCACACGAACTTGTattcactggactgctggcagacttttttttttttcagttaattactaaaacgaggcaggtttgtaataagcttccggtttagtcccattcttggtttaggctcgccgagactaacagcggagaacttcgcaagagactaagcgttggtctcggcagacagacaatCTACCTGTACACGTCTGTAGAATAGCAATGAGATTGGGCAGGCATAGCATGGCGGCATTTATGGATGTATGGTGAACGATTCGTATCACAACGGACTCGTGCAGCTCGAGACGCTGCGTGACAGGTGGTCATGCGAGTTCAAACGGCGGCTGAGACACGTAAACAGCTGGGCACGTGACAGGCATCCACTTTGAGCTGTCGCCATCCTTTTTGCTTGAGACGACATGCACTGAATGtcactagagaaaaaaaaaaccatattgGTTCAGCTAATATAACACATGCACGGCTATTTCTCAGCAGGAAAGGTGCTGTAGCTGTGATAAGAAGACACGAACAGGTCTCATGGTGTCATGACAACCATACTGTCCGGCTGTAATGGCCGACATTCGATCTCGGTAGAATGCTCAgtttttggtttaaattgattGATTAAAAAACTGTAATAACCTATTaagtgttgtatatatatactccttTGTTGTCCGTTCCATTATTACTAAGTTTCTTTTGTAGTTACCTGGCTTTGGTGTTTTACCGACTCGATCgccgcatagcttagaattttgagacctgtccgcaaaaaagaaaactttgcccactgCTGCCTTAGAAGGTGACAATTTAATAAAGAATCTTTAATCTCATGTAAGAAATATCACTTGAGATCGTTCAATGCTATTTTGGTTCTGAAAGCTGTAAAGCTTCATATGGTAATAAATGCTCATAAAGCTTAAAAGGTCTAAAcgatttttttcatcttcaaagCTTTATTTGTACATCAGTGCAACCATCCCAGCATAGTAAAATATTGGAAATACAAAAGTTAGTTGGATTTGTAGTTGGTTTTGAGTGCCTTCCTGCTTAACTGGTATTAATGGTGCTTAATGCCCCTGCTTAACATAAAGACTTTTTGGACAATGAATTTGATGTGTAAAACAAACTACTTCCCAAGTAAAGGTCTTAGATATTATCGGAGCCGACATCACAGATGCACAATAATATCACATGACTTTTTCACAacctctgagtgtgtgtgtgtgagagagagagggagagagtatAGTTTTGTTACAACAGAGGAATGAAGACCAAGAGTTAGCAGtctgaatattttaattacattttacaggGTTCACCGAAGGATAACAACACCAGACACACTCTCGCATACTCCTTCACACATTCATAAATGCACCTATACAGGTACGCCCGCCCGCATGTAGACAacacttgcttttaaaaaaatacacccacaaacacaagcaGTCACTTTCGTTGTAGTAGTTACAGTACAAACAGATTTTCTCGAAAGAACAATctgaataattataaaaactcaGAAACGCAGTAAGAGAGAACTGTGATTGTCTCAGACATTCGATGCGATTATGCAGCCTGGACTATCCGTGCAAGCTTGTCCAGTCTTGTCACTTGAGAGGTGAACAACTGGTGTGAAGATTTCATCGTTAACATCAGCTGTGTACACAGAAGAGCAGAGTAACACACAGCTGGCCAAAAATCGCCCAACAGCTGGTCAAACGCAGAGCTTTGAATTAATTTCCCACAGCTGGTCAAGGGTCATCCCACAGCTGGTCAGTGTTATTCCACAGAGGGTCAGGTATCGTTCAGCTGATCAACTTGCATGGTTGGTTGCTTGCGTTTGATACGGCAGTGTCTCCGCCGAGTGGTGAGGACGGTTGGGGAGTGGAGTAAAGGCTAGGCGGCTGGTCatgaacctttaaaaaaaaatgaaataaacgcTTCTCGTCGGATATGACTGCTGGCAGCAGCAGAAGACATTTTAGGGATTTAGTCTTGAATTTTGTCTTTCCCCAATGCTTGTCCAGTTGATAGTGcctttgatgatgaagaaatgGCCAAGGTGAGTGGTCCATCTCACGCTTCGTCCACCAGTACCATGTCCTGCAAGGAGCTTTGCGTCCCTCGCGTGTCCAGTGACAGCTGTGTGGCCTGCAGGGTCAGTCCGGACTGGAACGAGCCACGTGACTGGCGCGAGGCGCGTGACCGGCGCGAGCCGCGTGACAGGTGCGAGGTCCGTGACGCCTGGGAGGTGCGCCCTGTCGCTTGTCCCTCTTCACTCAGGCGCGACGGCGGCCAGTGCGCGTCCTCCATGCCCAGCATGGCCACCGGCAGCAAGTCCTCCTTGGGCGGTCTGGCTCGCACCAGGGAGGGTCGCCCGTCACTGCGAACAGAGCGTGGCGGCTGGCTTGACTATAGGGCATTTATTTGTGTGCTAACGATCTTTCCCATCTTTTCCCCCCTGATTGATTAATATTAGCATAGGCTAACCAGTAACCACGGTCGAATATGTGATCGTCAGCAAAAAAACTGATCACTGGttttaatgaaaagaattttaagaaTTTATGACAAGAAGAGTCAGGTTTGAGTCCCTAGTACCAGACATGATACTACAAACGCTTGAATCCCCCGCTCCGATTGTGTGAGAAGAGATCACATCTAGCAGCCGTACAGCACAATCAAGAGTGCTTTCGCTAGAAACATATTATTCTGGTCCTGGTTCTATTCTAATTCACTAAAAGTACAGAATTCTGCTATCGATGCTTGGAGAAAGATCACACTTACGGAATGGGAGGCAATCCAACTTTCTTACAATGTTTCCATCCTTCCACAAAACGATGGGGAGAGTTTGCTCCTCTTGGTGTAGAATTTCATGACCTGCATGAGGTAGGGGTCATTACGGCATCTacggagacaaaataaataaaataataagaaagaataatgtAATCGAAATTTCGACCGTTCCCAGACACAGAACACACTGTATATTATCATTCAATGCACTATTTTATGTGTCGACATTACTGTCAGCGAATTGGAATCAGACAAGCTTGGTCAACTTGACACTAATACACCTCCAGTTACACGATGGATTCAAAAGAAAGAGCAgcataatttaaattttataaagaatattacttaaatttaaaataattttgaaaagtttgttaaaaaatcACACAAGCCCTGGCATTTCATTTGACTATCCCTAATatttaaacaagaaacataGATGTTAGTAAAACGTTTTTAATGTTGCAATGAACCACACCTGCCGTGATTTTAATAGCAGAAAAGTTGAGAAGACAATTCTGTTTAACTGAGACTGACAAAGAGACGAAAGCAGAACGGTAGTACGTCATAGGTCGATCCTATCGAACAGAGGGTAGAggggtttgttggttggttggtttatttagtaggaaagtgcttcccccTTGAGGTGATTTCTGATTCCGCATTAGGAAGGGGGAAGAAGGatggggaggaaaccggagtacccggagaaaactcCCGACACCCAGCCCTGCAgtcgaaaaacatttttgtgatcTGCTCACCTGTTCAGGAGCTGCCTCTCGCCGGCATGGTTGAAAGAGAGATAACTCAAGGCGATTGCGGAGTTGCCCCTGACTTGTTCCGACTGGTTGAGCAACATGTCGCACAGAAACTCGATGGCATTGACAGACACAATGGCCGAGGGAACACCTGAAACGAGGTCGGGAGGATAGCACTGCGCCATCAAACTGCAAACATTTTCAGCCCAATGCTGAGTCTCTAAAGGTTTTCGCCAAAACAATATTGTTCAGTATGTTAggagattattttatttgacttttattttattttatttgacttttgCTGTTATCGTTCTGAACCTGGCATGTGAATAAATTGTGTTTGTATGCTGCTCTGAATTGTAACTGTATGGAAGCTGGTGTTGATCTGAGTGTGTGTGGCAGGTGTGAACACGCGatggtgttgttggtgttgtatTATGCGAGTCTTACTGATTATTGATTAGCTATAACAGTAGAGCTCTCTAATTGACTTCGGggataaaataaatacagttgTAGCCTATGTGACAAGAACTCGTTCAAAGTAGTGACCGACCTGCCCTGGTGTGGGCCAGGCAAGCGATGTAGTCAGCGGCTGTTGCCAGGATGTTGTCGTTGCGCGACTCCTGCAGGATGTCGACCAGCAGCTTTATACCCACCGCAGATGAGACAGCCTGCTCCTCGTCTGGAATGATTCGTGCCAGGACCACAACCTGCGCGCCAGGTGTGCAATACATTTCATGCCATGCTATATTCTTTAGACATTTCTCATTCAGAATAAATCTTACACTTTCTCGGTAAACTTacgagaaataaaaaagttaatcCAACAAAAATTAGTCTGGTATATGGTATTGTACTTGTggctaaatatattttcaccctcgacatatatatataaagtgtgcAATGCTAAGCCTATGGCATGGGTTGACCACTCAGCAGTACACCTGTGGTGTACCTGACAACACTGAAGTGACACTTTTAGGGGTAAGTAGTTATTAACCGGAGGTACTATATACTTCCGGATTTTCTTCACTCAGTCCCACTAAAGGCTGTGAACTGTAGGCGGACCTCGAGGTTTCTCTGATCTTTTTTCCAAGGACTGATGGCAAGCTGTTGCACACTTGACGGGAAGCAGTTAAAACAGGTGGGGCATACCTGATACGCAGCGTTGCACCTGTATTCCTCGTTGTCGGACCGCAGAAAGGGCACAAAGCAGTGGAACCTGACCCCGCCATGGTCCGCGATCTCTCGCTGCTGCTGGATGCTGTTGTAGGCGAAAGCCGCCAGGGCTGACCCGGCGAGCACGCGCACCCTGCTGTCTGCTGCGTACATCATCTTGAGGATTCGCACGTAGCTGAAGTCCGGGTGGTTGTGGATCTCCTCCATCGTGTCGCTGTTACCTGTTTTTGAGATGTagagaaaatataaatgctAAACAATGAGGCTTGCCCACGTACATTTTTCGTCAAACcgatttttttacatttttcagttgGGTGATGATACGGTTTCCAGAATAATGCCCCAGTAAATGTTTGCCTGTTTTCCATTTCACACTGTGTGCTCACCAAGCGCGATGCAGCCCAAAGTGTAAGCAGACTCCACCTGCACCTCCTCGCTATACGAGTGAACCATGAGGGCCACCAGCAGCTTGACCCCGCGTGACCCCGAGACGGTGCTCTGGTTCTTGTGATGCGGCACGTTGCCCACGCCAACGGACAGGTACCTGAGACAGCGGATCACACTCAGCACGAGGGCCTCGCTCTCGGCTTTCAGCAGTCGCACCATAGGTTGAATCCCATTGGCTGTGGCGATCTGTGACTGCTGGCTCTTTGGTCCCTTCGAACAAGGATGAAGAGAGGAAACCGTATTAGTGTCTAAATGAAGGGAGAAAGCTACCCTCCTACTTTCAATGTtacttaattaaatttttttttaaactcattgaCGAAACAATAAACGAGTTGTTGGAAAGATTTTGCCGGAAGTGCAACTTATGAGTGCTGTCGTCCCTTTCGCTCCCCTTGCTCTACCACCTTCCCCCACCCCCTGGTCCTGAGCGTACCTGTGCCAATGCGCCAAGCCCTTCTGAGCCGATGAGGTGGAGGCTGGCGGACATGGAGCTGACGAACTCGATGAGCGTCTGCACGCCGATGCCTGCTGCCATCTCGCGCTTTTCGTTGATGTCGTCGCCAGCCAAGGCCCACAGCGCACGCGCCGTCTTCTCCTGCAAGCGACTCGGCGCTGCGCCGTTTCAGCAACTGCACGATGCAATggtgtatgtcagtgtgtgtgtgcgtgtgctcaAGATGACAACAGCAAGTCAGgtgcaagaaagagaaagagatctCTCAACGCACACAACACACTTTGACAATGATTGCTATACCAGTGAACCACGCGGCTATGCTGTCTCCATGCACGCGCATTGGCAGGTCAGGGGTAACTTTTATTAAGTCTTAGACGATGTTCCTAAGGGACATTACtctgttttgttgctgtttgtgctGGTGTCCCGATGTTACCTATCAGACACTGAATTCAAGAGAGTGTACTATTGTCAAAAAATTCGGGAGTAGTAGCTGTTTCGTGATTTGACTGTCCTACTCATGTCCAGTGAGGTGCAAAGCAAACGCCATGCGGCTTGAGTCAGAACAGAACATACTAGAACAACCGCCAATGGCGGCGTGTGGAAAAGGGaatattgaaagaagaaaaccttAATACTGTAAAGAAGTCGAAAACCTGATTCATCAACTTCCTGCCAGCGCTAATCATAGTGCATTCAGTTCAGTCCGACAGTAAGAAGATCAAACACCCTGAAGTATAgaaactctttctttctgtcttacacatacacacacacacacatgcgctcACGTGcatacacgcacgtacacacacctgCATCAAAAGCCGGTCAGCGCCTTTGTCCAGAAAGTCCCTCTGCACCACAGTGTTGTTCTCCGCCAGGCTGTGAACTGCCTCCACCCCGCTCTCCTGAACCTCCCTGTGGCGGGCCTGCAGCAGTCAGGGTCAGCACAAAACATTTAGTGTacgactgattgattgattgatttgatGAATTTAGTCCACGACCATTGCCCTTCAGAAGCGGAGAGAACAAAGTGCAAAATAATATTACGATCAAACAATTGACAAGGACAGCAGAAgagtaaatatatttcaatcATGCCTACATAAGTAAATGATTGAGTACGACAGACTTCTACTGGCGCTCTGACTGTGTGTTCTGTAAAACAACTCCGTGTCGGGAGCAGTTAGCAGGCGAGCACAATCGATTCTTCCTGGCAACAGAATGTGTTCCACTTTT comes from the Pomacea canaliculata isolate SZHN2017 linkage group LG12, ASM307304v1, whole genome shotgun sequence genome and includes:
- the LOC112553235 gene encoding LOW QUALITY PROTEIN: ankyrin and armadillo repeat-containing protein-like (The sequence of the model RefSeq protein was modified relative to this genomic sequence to represent the inferred CDS: deleted 2 bases in 2 codons); the protein is MNDTDEKGWSHIHHCAYRGYVKSLERFVEGDPESLELQTTDDQANTPFLLAVASGNQDMVACLINLGAKVDAINSQNHGAVEICALKHHISLLRYFLSLALDKLPVWKNLLKMLGSDMEEDAVAAGTCLKTLTDPTDGVINSDWEPVYSHGIVPVISKVVKSAITDDCKVPAIQCLLNMLERPEVQEQVVSSGGLPAFIKLLKSNNNFVVQLSATVVKELTKNREYSEMAVQNSAIQSLQRVLQFVNDPEVLVPSVEAVTNIASSGSKMAATIGSTAGCIGAIVSVFNSANTPNLLLALTNAVAALAGSRENQTALANEGVTQHIFNVILTQARHREVQESGVEAVHSLAENNTVVQRDFLDKGADRLLMQLLKRRSASRLQEKTARALWALAGDDINEKREMAAGIGVQTLIEFVSSMSASLHLIGSEGLGALAQGPKSQQSQIATANGIQPMVRLLKAESEALVLSVIRCLRYLSVGVGNVPHHKNQSTVSGSRGVKLLVALMVHSYSEEVQVESAYTLGCIALGNSDTMEEIHNHPDFSYVRILKMMYAADSRVRVLAGSALAAFAYNSIQQQREIADHGGVRFHCFVPFLRSDNEEYRCNAAYQVVVLARIIPDEEQAVSSAVGIKLLVDILQESRNDNILATAADYIACLAHTRAGVPSAIVSVNAIEFLCDMLLNQSEQVRGNSAIALSYLSFNHAGERQLLNRCRNDPYLMQVMKFYTKRSKLSPSFVEGWKHCKKVGLPPIPDGRPSLVRARPPKEDLLPVAMLGMEDAHWPPSRLSEEGQATGRTSQASRTSHLSRGSRRSRASRQSRGSFQSGLTLQATQLSLDTRGTQSSLQDMVLVDEA